In Lacerta agilis isolate rLacAgi1 chromosome 1, rLacAgi1.pri, whole genome shotgun sequence, the following proteins share a genomic window:
- the ACADL gene encoding long-chain specific acyl-CoA dehydrogenase, mitochondrial isoform X1, producing the protein MATSRLLVGRAARLLSFLQGGRAPARYIQTENHESARLETSSAKTLMDIGTRRIFSSDHDIFRESVRKFFREAVLPYHGEWEKAGQVSRELWEKAGQQGLLGVNISEEHGGIGGDLFSAAVVWEEQMYVNCTGPGFSLHSDIVMPYIANYGSKEQIKKFIPEMAAGKCIGAIAMTEPGAGSDLQGVRTYAKKDGSDWILNGSKVFITNGWMSDVVIVVAVTNREARSPAHGISLFLVEEGMKGFIKGRKLEKIGLKAQDTAELFFEDVRLPAGALLGQENKGFYYLMAELPQERLLIADMAIASCEFMFEETRNYVKQRKAFGKTIAHLQTVQHKLAELKTETCVGRTFLDSCLQLHSVKRLDSATASMAKYWASDLQNNVATQCVQLHGGWGYMWEYPIAKSFVDSRVQPIYGGTNEIMKELIARDIVIDK; encoded by the exons ATGGCTACGTCGAGGCTGCTGGTGGGCAGAGCAGCGCGCCTGCTCTCCTTTCTCCAAGGCGGCAGGGCGCCTGCCAG atatattCAAACAGAAAATCATGAATCGGCACGCCTTGAAACCTCCTCTGCTAAAACCTTAATGGACATAGGAACTCGGAGGATCTTCTCATCGGATCATGACATCTTCAGGGAAAGTGTAAGAAAGTTCTTCCGGGAAGCTGTGCTTCCATATCATGGAGA GTGGGAGAAAGCTGGGCAGGTAAGCAGAGAGCTCTGGGAAAAAGCTGGACAGCAGGGCTTGCTGGGTGTCAATATATCAGAAGAACATGGTGGCATTGGAGGGGATCTTTTCTCCGCAGCAGTCGTTTGGGAAGAGCA aatgTATGTTAACTGCACAGGCCCAGGATTCAGCCTTCACTCTGATATTGTCATGCCGTATATAGCAAATTATGGTTCAAAAGAGCAGATTAAGAAGTTCATTCCAGAAATGGCAGCCGGCAAATGTATTGGTGCAATAGCTATGACAGAGCCTGGTGCTGGGAG TGATTTGCAGGGTGTGCGAACATACGCAAAAAAGGATGGAAGTGACTGGATTCTAAATGGCAGTAAG GTGTTCATTACTAATGGTTGGATGAGTGATGTAGTAATTGTCGTGGCCGTTACAAACCGCGAGGCCCGTTCCCCTGCTCATGGCATTAGCCTCTTTCTGGTAGAAGAAGGAATGAAAGGATTCATCAAAGGGCGTAAACTTGAGAAAATAGGACTTAAAGCACAG gacACGGCAGAGCTGTTTTTTGAAGATGTCCGCCTGCCTGCCGGGGCCTTGCTTGGACAGGAGAACAAAGGCTTCTATTATCTAATGGCAGAGCTTCCTCAG GAAAGGTTGTTGATTGCTGATATGGCAATTGCCAGTTGTGAATTCATGTTTGAAGAGACAAGAAACTATGTTAAACAAAGAAAAGCTTTTGGAAAAACAATTGCACATTTGCAG ACTGTGCAGCACAAGCTCGCAGAACTGAAAACGGAAACATGTGTAGGTCGCACGTTTCTGGATAGCTGTCTCCAGCTCCACTCGGTGAAACGGCTGGATTCTGCCACCGCTTCAATGGCCAAGTACTG ggCTTCTGATCTCCAAAACAATGTGGCTACTCAGTGCGTGCAACTCCATGGAGGATGGGGATATATGTGGGAGTATCCAATTGCAAA
- the ACADL gene encoding long-chain specific acyl-CoA dehydrogenase, mitochondrial isoform X2: MDIGTRRIFSSDHDIFRESVRKFFREAVLPYHGEWEKAGQVSRELWEKAGQQGLLGVNISEEHGGIGGDLFSAAVVWEEQMYVNCTGPGFSLHSDIVMPYIANYGSKEQIKKFIPEMAAGKCIGAIAMTEPGAGSDLQGVRTYAKKDGSDWILNGSKVFITNGWMSDVVIVVAVTNREARSPAHGISLFLVEEGMKGFIKGRKLEKIGLKAQDTAELFFEDVRLPAGALLGQENKGFYYLMAELPQERLLIADMAIASCEFMFEETRNYVKQRKAFGKTIAHLQTVQHKLAELKTETCVGRTFLDSCLQLHSVKRLDSATASMAKYWASDLQNNVATQCVQLHGGWGYMWEYPIAKSFVDSRVQPIYGGTNEIMKELIARDIVIDK, translated from the exons ATGGACATAGGAACTCGGAGGATCTTCTCATCGGATCATGACATCTTCAGGGAAAGTGTAAGAAAGTTCTTCCGGGAAGCTGTGCTTCCATATCATGGAGA GTGGGAGAAAGCTGGGCAGGTAAGCAGAGAGCTCTGGGAAAAAGCTGGACAGCAGGGCTTGCTGGGTGTCAATATATCAGAAGAACATGGTGGCATTGGAGGGGATCTTTTCTCCGCAGCAGTCGTTTGGGAAGAGCA aatgTATGTTAACTGCACAGGCCCAGGATTCAGCCTTCACTCTGATATTGTCATGCCGTATATAGCAAATTATGGTTCAAAAGAGCAGATTAAGAAGTTCATTCCAGAAATGGCAGCCGGCAAATGTATTGGTGCAATAGCTATGACAGAGCCTGGTGCTGGGAG TGATTTGCAGGGTGTGCGAACATACGCAAAAAAGGATGGAAGTGACTGGATTCTAAATGGCAGTAAG GTGTTCATTACTAATGGTTGGATGAGTGATGTAGTAATTGTCGTGGCCGTTACAAACCGCGAGGCCCGTTCCCCTGCTCATGGCATTAGCCTCTTTCTGGTAGAAGAAGGAATGAAAGGATTCATCAAAGGGCGTAAACTTGAGAAAATAGGACTTAAAGCACAG gacACGGCAGAGCTGTTTTTTGAAGATGTCCGCCTGCCTGCCGGGGCCTTGCTTGGACAGGAGAACAAAGGCTTCTATTATCTAATGGCAGAGCTTCCTCAG GAAAGGTTGTTGATTGCTGATATGGCAATTGCCAGTTGTGAATTCATGTTTGAAGAGACAAGAAACTATGTTAAACAAAGAAAAGCTTTTGGAAAAACAATTGCACATTTGCAG ACTGTGCAGCACAAGCTCGCAGAACTGAAAACGGAAACATGTGTAGGTCGCACGTTTCTGGATAGCTGTCTCCAGCTCCACTCGGTGAAACGGCTGGATTCTGCCACCGCTTCAATGGCCAAGTACTG ggCTTCTGATCTCCAAAACAATGTGGCTACTCAGTGCGTGCAACTCCATGGAGGATGGGGATATATGTGGGAGTATCCAATTGCAAA
- the MYL1 gene encoding myosin light chain 1/3, skeletal muscle isoform isoform X4, with protein sequence MSFSADQIADFKEAFLLFDRTGESKITLSQVADVIRALGQNPTNAEVKKIMGNPSNEEMNAKKIGFEEFLPMMQAAANNKEQGTFEDFVEGLRVFDKEGNGTVMGAELRHVLATLGEKMKEEEVEELMKGQEDSNGCINYEAFVKHIMSV encoded by the exons ATG TCCTTCAGCGCTGATCAGATTGCTG ACTTTAAGGAGGCCTTCCTCCTTTTCGACAGGACTGGTGAAAGCAAGATCACCCTAAGCCAGGTTGCAGATGTCATTCGTGCTTTGGGGCAGAACCCCACTAATGCTGAGGTCAAGAAGATCATGGGAAACCCCAGCAATGAGG AGATGAATGCTAAGAAAATTGGGTTTGAAGAGTTCCTGCCCATGATGCAAGCAGCAGCTAATAACAAGGAGCAGGGTACCTTTGAAGACTTCGTTGAAGGTCTGCGTGTCTTTGACAAAGAGGGCAATGGGACCGTCATGGGTGCTGAACTCCGTCACGTATTGGCCACTCTGG GTGAGAagatgaaggaagaagaagtagAGGAACTGATGAAAGGGCAGGAAGACTCCAACGGCTGCATCAACTATGAGG CATTTGTGAAGCACATCATGTCTGTCTAA
- the MYL1 gene encoding myosin light chain 1/3, skeletal muscle isoform isoform X2, with amino-acid sequence MIEFSKEQQDDFKEAFLLFDRTGESKITLSQVADVIRALGQNPTNAEVKKIMGNPSNEEMNAKKIGFEEFLPMMQAAANNKEQGTFEDFVEGLRVFDKEGNGTVMGAELRHVLATLGEKMKEEEVEELMKGQEDSNGCINYEAFVKHIMSV; translated from the exons ATG ATCGAGTTCTCCAAGGAACAACAGGATG ACTTTAAGGAGGCCTTCCTCCTTTTCGACAGGACTGGTGAAAGCAAGATCACCCTAAGCCAGGTTGCAGATGTCATTCGTGCTTTGGGGCAGAACCCCACTAATGCTGAGGTCAAGAAGATCATGGGAAACCCCAGCAATGAGG AGATGAATGCTAAGAAAATTGGGTTTGAAGAGTTCCTGCCCATGATGCAAGCAGCAGCTAATAACAAGGAGCAGGGTACCTTTGAAGACTTCGTTGAAGGTCTGCGTGTCTTTGACAAAGAGGGCAATGGGACCGTCATGGGTGCTGAACTCCGTCACGTATTGGCCACTCTGG GTGAGAagatgaaggaagaagaagtagAGGAACTGATGAAAGGGCAGGAAGACTCCAACGGCTGCATCAACTATGAGG CATTTGTGAAGCACATCATGTCTGTCTAA
- the MYL1 gene encoding myosin light chain 1/3, skeletal muscle isoform isoform X3 encodes MQSFSADQIADFKEAFLLFDRTGESKITLSQVADVIRALGQNPTNAEVKKIMGNPSNEEMNAKKIGFEEFLPMMQAAANNKEQGTFEDFVEGLRVFDKEGNGTVMGAELRHVLATLGEKMKEEEVEELMKGQEDSNGCINYEAFVKHIMSV; translated from the exons ATGCAGTCCTTCAGCGCTGATCAGATTGCTG ACTTTAAGGAGGCCTTCCTCCTTTTCGACAGGACTGGTGAAAGCAAGATCACCCTAAGCCAGGTTGCAGATGTCATTCGTGCTTTGGGGCAGAACCCCACTAATGCTGAGGTCAAGAAGATCATGGGAAACCCCAGCAATGAGG AGATGAATGCTAAGAAAATTGGGTTTGAAGAGTTCCTGCCCATGATGCAAGCAGCAGCTAATAACAAGGAGCAGGGTACCTTTGAAGACTTCGTTGAAGGTCTGCGTGTCTTTGACAAAGAGGGCAATGGGACCGTCATGGGTGCTGAACTCCGTCACGTATTGGCCACTCTGG GTGAGAagatgaaggaagaagaagtagAGGAACTGATGAAAGGGCAGGAAGACTCCAACGGCTGCATCAACTATGAGG CATTTGTGAAGCACATCATGTCTGTCTAA